The Misgurnus anguillicaudatus chromosome 21, ASM2758022v2, whole genome shotgun sequence genome includes a window with the following:
- the LOC129454108 gene encoding E3 ubiquitin-protein ligase TRIM39-like, with protein MAESSPTSPKPRRTRRQSMTEHPSLSEELRCSMCLDVFSDPVSTPCGHNFCRICLKQCWDNSQIYSCPYCKKTFSKRPELNINTTLREITLIFKEKFSLRRSEVFCDICDERKLKALKSCLMCQMSYCETHLNTHEKFHLKKHKLIDPVENIKDYICEKHERPLELFCRDDQTCVCVFCTDGDHKNHNTVPLEEESKEKKTQLMKTQTDIQQMIQKRIKKIQDIKHSAELRKRNREQEKAASVELFSDLIRSIERCQTELLEMMEEEQKAEEKQDEDLIKDLEQEITELKWRDSELEKITHSEDHLHLIQIDSSSLYRAPDMKNWSEISMKTHVSVETLRRALIQLQETLNEKLTQTVMMKMQQYAVDVTLDPDTANPYLILSEDRKQVRDGDIRHEHPDNPQRFDKFACVLGKEGFNSGRFYFEVQVKDKTDWDFGVARESINRKGKILLSPQNGFWTVWLRNENEYKALAGPPVSLCLKVKPQKVGVFVDYEEGLVCFYDVESRSHIYSFTAQTFTEKLFPFFSPCVNNEGKNSAPLIISPVHYNK; from the exons ATGGCAGAATCTTCACCAACATCACCAAAACCAAGACGGACCAGAAGACAGAGTATGACTGAACATCCAT CGTTGTCTGAAGAGCTTAGGTGTTCTATGTGTCTGGATGTGTTCAGTGATCCAGTCAGCACTCCATGTGGACACAACTTCTGCAGGATCTGTCTGAAACAGTGCTGGGACAACAGTCAGATCTACAGCTgtccatactgtaaaaaaacattcagtaaAAGACCAGAGCTCAACATCAACACAACACTTAGAGAGATCACGCTGATCTTTAAAGAAAAGTTCAGTTTGAGAAGATCTGAAGTCTTCTGTGACATCTGTGATGAAAGAAAACTGAAGGCCCTGAAGTCCTGCCTGATGTGTCAGATGTCTTACTGTGAAACTCATCTAAACACACATGAAAAATttcatttaaagaaacacaaactGATAGATCCTGTGGAGAATATAAAGGACTATATATGTGAGAAACATGAGAGACCTCTGGAGCTCTTCTGTAGAGATGATCagacatgtgtttgtgtgttttgtactGATGGAGATCACAAGAATCACAACACTGTTCCTCTAGAGGAGGAGAGTAAAGAGAAGAAG ACTCAACTGAtgaagacacagacagacattcAGCAGATGATCCAGAAGAGAATCAAGAAGATTCAAGACATCAAACACTCAGCAGAACTCAGAAAA AGAAACAGAGAGCAGGAGAAAGCAGCGAGTGTTGAGCTCTTCAGTGATCTGATCAGATCCATTGAGAGATGTCAGACTGAGCTGCTGGAGATGATGGAGGAGGAACAGAAAGCAGAAGAGAAACAGGATGAAGATCTCATTAAAGATCTGGAGCAGGAGATCACTGAGCTGAAGTGGAGAGACAGTGAGCTGGAGAAGATCACACACAGTGAAGATCATCTTCATCTCATACAg ATTGACTCATCATCCCTGTACAGAGCTCCAGACATGAAGAACTGGTCTGAGATCAGTATGAAGACTCATGTGAGTGTGGAGACTCTGAGGAGAGCTCTGATTCAACTACAGGAGACTCTCAATGAAAAACTCACTCAAACTG TGATGATGAAGATGCAGCAGTATGCAG TGGATGTGACTCTGGATCCTGATACAGCAAATCCATATCTCATCCTGTCTGAAGATAGAAAACAAGTGAGAGATGGAGACATTAGACATGAACACCCAGATAATCCACAGAGATTTGATAAGTTTGCCTGTGTCCTGGGAAAAGAGGGATTCAACTCAGGGAGATTTTATTTTGAGGTTCAGGTGAAGGACAAAACTGACTGGGATTTCGGAGTGGCCAGAGAATCTATTAACAGAAAGGGAAAGATCCTGCTGTCTCCTCAGAATGGATTCTGGACTGTGTGGCTGAGGAATGAGAATGAATATAAAGCTCTTGCTGGTCCTCCTGTCTCTCTGTGTCTGAAAGTGAAACCACAGAAGGTCGGGGTGTTTGTGGATTATGAGGAGggtttggtttgtttttatGATGTAGAGTCCAGGTCTCATATCTACTCTTTCACTGCTCAAACATTCACTGAGAAACTCTTTCCTTTCTTCAGTCCATGTGTTAATAATGAAGGTAAAAATTCAGCTCCTCTGATCATCTCACCTGTTCATTACAACAAATGA